The genomic stretch GAGAAATAGAGTAGAGGCATAACTTGGCATGTCTCGTTTTTCTCTTTATTAGGGTATACAGGATATGATAAAACGAAAGATAGAAAAggacaagcacacacacacacacacacacacatacaacgcACTTGTCACAGCAGCAACTTAACAGTTTGCCCGCTGCTGTTGCTCGTTAACAGTCACAATCTCGCCGTCTTTTGCCAGCTCTATTTTCCTTCCATCTCTCTCACTTCCTCCTGATGCTACAAGgagtctatgtgtgtgtgtgtgtatttgttaaAGTAATTGCAAAATATGAATGCATAATGAGCAGATATTTCCAAGTGTAgagaagaaaagaagaaactTCCAAGCTGTGAGTTGACTTTTATGCTAAAATGCACTCGTCGCGCGTGTATTTGCATTTGTCAAAAGCAGCACAaggacatacatacatagacatgcacatacatacatgtatagaTTTGCAGGCATCCTTAGGCCATTTATACAGGTCTCATTCtccatctctctttctctctctctcgcgtACTGCCTATGCTCTTTTCATCAGATAATCCCTCCATGCCATATCCATGCTTAACATATTGAGTTCCGTCTTGCTTATCCGCCATGTGTTAAGTGAAGTTGAAAACATGTCAAAATGTTTTGGAGCTCATTAAAATTGTTGCACATTTCAATTTGTGTGCACAGGATGCAGATATTATAATAGTGTTAGGTTAACTAACTCATTTTTTTTGGCCAGTAAGTGTGATCCTATCAGATCCCTCAACTTTCAAGATATCGATAACTTTTCAGTCATATTTTTGTATCGACGTTTTTTGTTGGGTCACAAGTGTTTATTTTACAACTATATTATCTCATAAATACCTActataatcaaaaaaaatttaaggaAAAGAATCAATAATGGCTCtctgaaagaaaaatttagCTTATATGTACTAAATACTATACTATATTCAATGGAAGAGCCAATTAAAAACTCAATTTTGTAAGTATTTTTATGGTCTCCCTGCTTGGCGTTGTTTTAcgacatttatttattataaagtATAAGTTAGACACACTTGAACTATATTAAATTTCGCGTTGAATGAGATATTGTTCGTCAAAATCAGATAAAAAATGGCTAGACTTTCTTCTCTTGCAAAACAGGTACTATTTAGCAAATCAGGCGAACTATTCCCATCTCTTTCTTAAGTTTAATTCGTTGCAAACTCAAAAATCACTTCAAATATCAAATTAAGAGcttaaactttaaagtaaatagtttttctatttatttatttctatgcTTTTTTAAAACGTAGCGTTTTTTAAAGGTAAATGGATCGGTTTGAGGATAATAAGGATATAGTCTACGCCAACCTCATTGAATCTTATTAGATCTAACGGTGCTTTTTATGCTGATTATAGGATTTATAATCTCGTTTTGGTATTATTACTTACATAATTatacgtatacatacatagataccaTGCCATACGTCCTCAAGGATTTGATATTGAGTATTTTCGCCTCATAATTGGACAATCGTATAACGCCGATAAGTGTGGATTTATCTATGAAACCGACAATATAATCGAGGTAGGTAcatgatatacatatgtacctttTAGTTTGCTTCTCCGATTTTCTTATTGTCCTCTTTTTTTAGCTCATTAATGGCTTTGATGAAATGATGAACAAAGAGGATATTGATTTTGGCGCTGAATCTTTGGCATCCATACACGTGGCTGGCATAATGGTATATATGTTATATCATAATGATCTGAGCGACACCGAAGTGCGGCGAACTATATTCCTGCAGCGCTGTTTCGATTATATGGCCTGCACCGAGGAAACACATGTGAGAAATAAtgagaaattaaattaaattttctatctgtttcttttttttccagaTCCATGAACTATGCGCTGAAATCTTGTGTTTGCTGGATCTCAATCATCCGGGGAGTATACTCAATGTGATTATATGTTGCCGCCATGCCTGTGTCCTGTCCACAATGGCGCAGATCGTTAGCACCTGCTTGCTTTGGTCTATGCTAGATCGTCTAACCGATTTGGGCTTGGATGCCCATCGTTTGCGTCCCTATCCCGAATTGATGGTAGCCATAGCCATAGTCAATCCCTCAGTGTATTTGCAATCCTATTTGCATGCTCTCAATTTAATAGTAAGACTTATTGCAGCCCTCCTCGCTGTGGGTCCATGTGGATCAACTGAGAGACTATGCCAAGAGGTCGGAGTTTCAAAGGAGATCTTCAAGTTGTCCGAAGATGATGCCATCGATATATTTCGCTGGCTCAACGCCATTCTGACTGAGTTGCGTGTGGATATGCACCTGTTGAAGGATGCTCAGACTGACGAACGTCTGGTTGTCCTAGAACTCACGTGTGAGTTGATGCAGCAGCTGCATCAGCACTTAGATCCTGAAACGAAATCTCTGGATGTGGACAAAAACCAGTCTCTTGATCGCATCCAGGAGTATTGCGATAAAAAACCAGATCGTGTGGGAAATGATAACTGGCAGTGGTTCTAATAAAAGGATCttccatttttaatttttcctaGTAAAAACAATTCACaatgattaatttaatataacGTCTATTTttatcataaattttaaaagtcaGTGTTGGAAAACATTCCAATAAAAGCGTGCGTAAGAATTGGGAATAATGGGATCCTGCGCACCCGCAGATAAACAATTCTTTTTAAGATCAGGACTTTTTTCTAACACTTTCAATGTAGAtcgtcttttttttcattttatcaCAATAAAAGAGTTAAAATTATCACgcaaattttaattcaaaagcaTTATGTTTTCAAAGAGCAATTAGACTAATGAACTATTTCCTAGTAACCCTGCTAGTAACTAACTACTCATCCAGCACAGTATCAAGCCATTGTTCTACATCAGTTTTGCTATTTGACGACGGTGTGGCTGACTGAATAATCGGCGATGCTATCTTAAGGTTTAGAGTCGTATCAGTCAGGGCTAACAATTCATCTAGTTCATCCGGCTGAGATGCGGCAGGTGCTGGGGCGTTGGCAGTGGCAGTTGCAGAAACAGTTGTTCCCGGCACCTTGGCCGAAGAAACTCGTGACTTTCCACTTGCAGTTCCATTCGTTTCGCGTAATACCCGTTGCTGATACACTTTCTCCGCTTTTTCGGCTGTCTTATTCTGTTCCTGCAATTGTTGACGGGTAAACATTGTTGTTGGATAATCCATAAGTTTGTAAAATGGTATCGTTTGTAGTCCACTGGCAAGTAGGCCTAGATTCAAAGTAAATAGCTTCTGGCTAATAGGAGCGGCTTGCTCTTTGGTGGGGCCTATGTTGTTCCATTCCTTTTCGGCACCAAAACTAAAGTGGCCGCCACCCATGCTAGCGAATTGAGAGAGCTGCTGATAGTCGGCGGCTCTCAATTGGGCCCGAGCGTTCTCATCTATTGGTGCACCATTTAAATCTAGCTCCAAGTCATCGGTGTCATCGGTTGGTGGTAAAGTGCCCACCAAATCGCGATTCTTTTGTGCAGCCAATGATGAAGGTCGCGATGATGACCAATTGCCACCCCCACCCGTGGACGATGTTGGTTTGCGATTGAAACGCGGTTCATCGCTTGAATCGGCTATATCCACAATGCTGCGAGCCTTAGCTGTGCCTGGTGGAGAACTTGAGCTGGTTGTCGTCGTAGTAGTGCCACGGCGCGTTTGCTTTAGCTGTTTCATCTTATTGCGCTTGCTGCAAATGTAGGGGAGATAATATGAGTAAACTTTATGGATGAAATTGTCTACTTCTTACTCCTTGGATCGATCGTCCTTGCCTAGCATTTTGACTCCGGTTTGTTGTGGTCAATGTTGAATAGAATATTATTTTAACAGTGCTCGCAAATGATGCTGTTAAATGTGACAGTGCTCAAAATGTGTCTGTTAACAAAACAGTTGTCAATGGATAGCGCAGGcccaaaaataattaatttattttccattAACAAAGCAGCAAGTTAGCATGTTGCGCCACATCCAATCCCTTTCGCTTAAGACCGACGGTCAATTGCCAGTGGTGTCCCAAGAGATCTATCGTCAGTTCTTCAAGGATCTGGCAACTAAGCCGCAGCTGCTTTCAGGAAGCCAGTCGTCGGATTTAAATAGCAATAGCTTTGATGTGGAGGTCACTAATCAGGCGGAGTCAATTGTCCCAACACCGAATGATGTTTGGATCTTTGGCTATGGATCGCTGGTATGGAAGGCTGATTTTCCCTATATCGATCGCCGACGTGGCTATATATGCGGGTTTAAGCGTCGATTCTATCAGCACAGCATCGATCACCGTGGCGTCCCTGAAAGGCCGGGACGTGTGGTAACTCTCCTGCCGGGCGATGTTACCCAGGATCGTGTATATGGTGTGGCATATCGCATAGCCTCGCTGCAAAAGGGCCAGGTGCTGGATCATTTGGACTATCGCGAAAAAAACGGCTATGAACGCTGCCATCTGGAGTTCCACGAATATCCCGCGACCAGTGAACCCATTCAGGTCATTATGTACGTAGCCACGCAGGCGAATGATTCATACGCCGGCGACGTTTGGGAAGTTCCTTGCATAgcaaaacagattttctccGCTGCTGGACCAAGTGGACCCAATCGCGAATATCTATTTAATTTGGCTCTGGCCATGGCTCAACTCTTTCCCGGCGCTGTTGATGAGCACCTCACCGAGCTGGTCGAGTGTGTAAaacatcttattgagagggatGAACCGCAGATGTTGGAACGTGGCCTAACACGGGAAATTATGAATATCCTAAAGGATTGCTGGAAAAATGAGGAAGCGCTAGTCAAGCGTCTGGAGGCTTTGCGTCAGCGATGTGAACAGCCCGGTTGGCGAGAATGGCTTTTG from Drosophila willistoni isolate 14030-0811.24 unplaced genomic scaffold, UCI_dwil_1.1 Seg143.1, whole genome shotgun sequence encodes the following:
- the LOC6649213 gene encoding uncharacterized protein LOC6649213 isoform X1, with product MCDSLEQYHAIRPQGFDIEYFRLIIGQSYNADKCGFIYETDNIIELINGFDEMMNKEDIDFGAESLASIHVAGIMVYMLYHNDLSDTEVRRTIFLQRCFDYMACTEETHIHELCAEILCLLDLNHPGSILNVIICCRHACVLSTMAQIVSTCLLWSMLDRLTDLGLDAHRLRPYPELMVAIAIVNPSVYLQSYLHALNLIVRLIAALLAVGPCGSTERLCQEVGVSKEIFKLSEDDAIDIFRWLNAILTELRVDMHLLKDAQTDERLVVLELTCELMQQLHQHLDPETKSLDVDKNQSLDRIQEYCDKKPDRVGNDNWQWF
- the LOC6649213 gene encoding uncharacterized protein LOC6649213 isoform X2, which produces MCDSLEQYHAIRPQGFDIEYFRLIIGQSYNADKCGFIYETDNIIELINGFDEMMNKEDIDFGAESLASIHVAGIMIHELCAEILCLLDLNHPGSILNVIICCRHACVLSTMAQIVSTCLLWSMLDRLTDLGLDAHRLRPYPELMVAIAIVNPSVYLQSYLHALNLIVRLIAALLAVGPCGSTERLCQEVGVSKEIFKLSEDDAIDIFRWLNAILTELRVDMHLLKDAQTDERLVVLELTCELMQQLHQHLDPETKSLDVDKNQSLDRIQEYCDKKPDRVGNDNWQWF
- the LOC6649214 gene encoding uncharacterized protein LOC6649214, with product MLGKDDRSKDKRNKMKQLKQTRRGTTTTTTSSSSPPGTAKARSIVDIADSSDEPRFNRKPTSSTGGGGNWSSSRPSSLAAQKNRDLVGTLPPTDDTDDLELDLNGAPIDENARAQLRAADYQQLSQFASMGGGHFSFGAEKEWNNIGPTKEQAAPISQKLFTLNLGLLASGLQTIPFYKLMDYPTTMFTRQQLQEQNKTAEKAEKVYQQRVLRETNGTASGKSRVSSAKVPGTTVSATATANAPAPAASQPDELDELLALTDTTLNLKIASPIIQSATPSSNSKTDVEQWLDTVLDE
- the LOC6649215 gene encoding putative glutathione-specific gamma-glutamylcyclotransferase 2, whose product is MLRHIQSLSLKTDGQLPVVSQEIYRQFFKDLATKPQLLSGSQSSDLNSNSFDVEVTNQAESIVPTPNDVWIFGYGSLVWKADFPYIDRRRGYICGFKRRFYQHSIDHRGVPERPGRVVTLLPGDVTQDRVYGVAYRIASLQKGQVLDHLDYREKNGYERCHLEFHEYPATSEPIQVIMYVATQANDSYAGDVWEVPCIAKQIFSAAGPSGPNREYLFNLALAMAQLFPGAVDEHLTELVECVKHLIERDEPQMLERGLTREIMNILKDCWKNEEALVKRLEALRQRCEQPGWREWLLVQELERQSG